A window of the Vigna angularis cultivar LongXiaoDou No.4 chromosome 3, ASM1680809v1, whole genome shotgun sequence genome harbors these coding sequences:
- the LOC108325908 gene encoding uncharacterized protein LOC108325908 isoform X2 produces MAASSSVSATALPYLDKTDFLKLQNGSDIRGVAIDGVEGEKVNLTEPVAEAIGAAFAAWLMEKKKADSSQHLRVSIGHDTRISAKLLQNAISRGLAGAGLEFVHYGLASTPAMFNCTLTKDEAFLCPADGSIMITASHLPFNRNGFKFFTNAGGLGKVDIKDILERAADIYNQFTPESLKNSEQKALLTFKKVDYMIAYTSDLVKAVRKAAGNIEKPLDGFHIVVDAGNGAGGFFAEKVLKPLGAITSGSQFLEPDGLFPNHIPNPEDKTAMKAITQAVLDNKADLGIIFDTDVDRSAAVDFTGREFNRNRLIALMAAIVLEEHPGTTIVTDSVTSDGLTTFIEKKLGGKHHRFKRGYKNVIDEAIRLNSIGEESHLAIETSGHGALKENHWLDDGAYLMVKILNKLASARASGNGGGSKVLTDLIEGLEEPAFATELRLKINQFHPDLKEGSFREYGEAVLKQLENSIGSDPSLHKAPVNYEGVRVSGYGGWFLLRLSLHDPVLPLNIEAPSNDDAVKLGLAVLEAVKGFGGLDTSALKKFVGAS; encoded by the exons ATGGCAG CTTCTTCATCTGTTTCTGCTACTGCTTTGCCATATCTAGACAAGACAGATTTTCTAAAGCTTCAGAATGGCAG TGACATACGTGGTGTGGCTATTGATGGTGTCGAGGGAGAGAAAGTTAACCTCACTGAACCTGTTGCTGAGGCAATAGGAGCTGCTTTTGCTGCATGGTTAATGGAGAAGAAAAAAGCTGACTCTTCCCAGCATTTGAGAGTTTCTATTGGCCATGATACCCGAATATCAGCCAAATTATTACAG AATGCAATTTCTCGAGGTCTCGCTGGTGCTGGCCTAGAATTTGTCCACTACGG ATTAGCATCAACACCGGCCATGTTCAATTGCACACTCACAAAGGATGAAGCATTTTTGTGTCCTGCTGATGGATCTATTATGATTACAG CAAGTCATCTGCCTTTCAACAGAAATGGATTCAAATTTTTCACTAATGCTGGTGGGCTTGGGAAGGTTGACATCAAAGATATCTTAGAGAGGGCTGCAGACATATACAATCAATTTACCCCAGAAAGTTTGAAGAATTCAGAGCAAAAAgctttattaacttttaagaAAGTGGATTACATGATTGCTTATACATCTGATCTGGTAAAAGCGGTTCGCAAGGCTGCTGGAAACATAG AGAAACCATTGGATGGTTTTCATATAGTTGTTGACGCTGGCAATGGAGCAGGAGGTTTTTTTGCA GAAAAGGTTTTGAAACCTCTGGGGGCAATAACTTCTGGTAGTCAATTTTTGGAGCCTGATG GCTTGTTTCCAAATCACATCCCAAATCCTGAGGATAAGACAGCAATGAAAGCTATAACCCAAGCAGTCCTCGACAACAAAGCTGATCTTGGAATTATCTTTGATACTGATGTGGACAG ATCTGCTGCTGTGGATTTCACTGGTCGTGAATTTAATCGGAATCGTTTGATTGCCTTAATGGCAGCTATTGTTCTTGAGGAA CATCCTGGAACAACTATTGTCACAGACAGTGTGACTTCCGATGGGCTTACTACCTTTATCGAGAAGAAACTGG GTGGCAAACACCATCGGTTCAAGAGAGGCTACAAAAATGTGATTGATGAAGCTATTCGTTTG AATTCTATAGGAGAGGAGTCACATTTGGCAATTGAAACCAGTGGACATGGGGCTCTCAAGGAGAATCACTGGCTGGATGATGGTGCATACCTAATG GTTAAGATCTTAAATAAACTTGCTTCTGCAAGAGCTTCTGGAAATGGTGGTGGAAGCAAGGTTTTGACTGATTTAATAGAAGGGCTTGAGGAACCTGCTTTTGCTACAGAACTGAGATTAAAGATAAACCAATTCCATCCAGATCTTAAAGAGGG ATCTTTTCGGGAATACGGAGAAGCTGTGCTGAAACAATTGGAGAATTCAATTGGCTCTGATCCAAGTTTGCACAAGGCTCCCGTGAACTACGAAGGG GTCCGAGTTTCTGGCTATGGGGGATGGTTCCTTCTGCGATTATCACTCCATGATCCTGTACTTCCCCTTAACATTGAG GCACCTAGTAATGACGATGCTGTGAAGCTCGGACTTGCTGTGCTTGAAGCTGTAAAGGGATTTGGAGGTTTAGATACATCGGCCTTGAAGAAGTTTGTTGGAGCATCATAA
- the LOC108325908 gene encoding uncharacterized protein LOC108325908 isoform X1 → MAATSGKIVQNVFVSHSFQQNTQLFASQSQGRRDYYFSPYPRNSNLPSPLGKLAWTASSIQLRTLYKPQNHFSIQRNFHCNASSSVSATALPYLDKTDFLKLQNGSDIRGVAIDGVEGEKVNLTEPVAEAIGAAFAAWLMEKKKADSSQHLRVSIGHDTRISAKLLQNAISRGLAGAGLEFVHYGLASTPAMFNCTLTKDEAFLCPADGSIMITASHLPFNRNGFKFFTNAGGLGKVDIKDILERAADIYNQFTPESLKNSEQKALLTFKKVDYMIAYTSDLVKAVRKAAGNIEKPLDGFHIVVDAGNGAGGFFAEKVLKPLGAITSGSQFLEPDGLFPNHIPNPEDKTAMKAITQAVLDNKADLGIIFDTDVDRSAAVDFTGREFNRNRLIALMAAIVLEEHPGTTIVTDSVTSDGLTTFIEKKLGGKHHRFKRGYKNVIDEAIRLNSIGEESHLAIETSGHGALKENHWLDDGAYLMVKILNKLASARASGNGGGSKVLTDLIEGLEEPAFATELRLKINQFHPDLKEGSFREYGEAVLKQLENSIGSDPSLHKAPVNYEGVRVSGYGGWFLLRLSLHDPVLPLNIEAPSNDDAVKLGLAVLEAVKGFGGLDTSALKKFVGAS, encoded by the exons ATGGCAG CGACATCAGGGAAGATTGTCCAAAATGTTTTTGTGTCACACAGCTTCCAACAGAATACACAGTTGTTCGCTTCACAGTCACAGGGTCGAAGGGACTATTATTTTTCCCCTTATCCCCGCAACTCAAACCTTCCCTCTCCGCTAGGGAAGTTGGCATGGACTGCCTCTTCCATTCAATTGCGCACTTTATACAAACCCCAGAATCATTTTAGTATCCAGAGAAATTTTCACTGCAATG CTTCTTCATCTGTTTCTGCTACTGCTTTGCCATATCTAGACAAGACAGATTTTCTAAAGCTTCAGAATGGCAG TGACATACGTGGTGTGGCTATTGATGGTGTCGAGGGAGAGAAAGTTAACCTCACTGAACCTGTTGCTGAGGCAATAGGAGCTGCTTTTGCTGCATGGTTAATGGAGAAGAAAAAAGCTGACTCTTCCCAGCATTTGAGAGTTTCTATTGGCCATGATACCCGAATATCAGCCAAATTATTACAG AATGCAATTTCTCGAGGTCTCGCTGGTGCTGGCCTAGAATTTGTCCACTACGG ATTAGCATCAACACCGGCCATGTTCAATTGCACACTCACAAAGGATGAAGCATTTTTGTGTCCTGCTGATGGATCTATTATGATTACAG CAAGTCATCTGCCTTTCAACAGAAATGGATTCAAATTTTTCACTAATGCTGGTGGGCTTGGGAAGGTTGACATCAAAGATATCTTAGAGAGGGCTGCAGACATATACAATCAATTTACCCCAGAAAGTTTGAAGAATTCAGAGCAAAAAgctttattaacttttaagaAAGTGGATTACATGATTGCTTATACATCTGATCTGGTAAAAGCGGTTCGCAAGGCTGCTGGAAACATAG AGAAACCATTGGATGGTTTTCATATAGTTGTTGACGCTGGCAATGGAGCAGGAGGTTTTTTTGCA GAAAAGGTTTTGAAACCTCTGGGGGCAATAACTTCTGGTAGTCAATTTTTGGAGCCTGATG GCTTGTTTCCAAATCACATCCCAAATCCTGAGGATAAGACAGCAATGAAAGCTATAACCCAAGCAGTCCTCGACAACAAAGCTGATCTTGGAATTATCTTTGATACTGATGTGGACAG ATCTGCTGCTGTGGATTTCACTGGTCGTGAATTTAATCGGAATCGTTTGATTGCCTTAATGGCAGCTATTGTTCTTGAGGAA CATCCTGGAACAACTATTGTCACAGACAGTGTGACTTCCGATGGGCTTACTACCTTTATCGAGAAGAAACTGG GTGGCAAACACCATCGGTTCAAGAGAGGCTACAAAAATGTGATTGATGAAGCTATTCGTTTG AATTCTATAGGAGAGGAGTCACATTTGGCAATTGAAACCAGTGGACATGGGGCTCTCAAGGAGAATCACTGGCTGGATGATGGTGCATACCTAATG GTTAAGATCTTAAATAAACTTGCTTCTGCAAGAGCTTCTGGAAATGGTGGTGGAAGCAAGGTTTTGACTGATTTAATAGAAGGGCTTGAGGAACCTGCTTTTGCTACAGAACTGAGATTAAAGATAAACCAATTCCATCCAGATCTTAAAGAGGG ATCTTTTCGGGAATACGGAGAAGCTGTGCTGAAACAATTGGAGAATTCAATTGGCTCTGATCCAAGTTTGCACAAGGCTCCCGTGAACTACGAAGGG GTCCGAGTTTCTGGCTATGGGGGATGGTTCCTTCTGCGATTATCACTCCATGATCCTGTACTTCCCCTTAACATTGAG GCACCTAGTAATGACGATGCTGTGAAGCTCGGACTTGCTGTGCTTGAAGCTGTAAAGGGATTTGGAGGTTTAGATACATCGGCCTTGAAGAAGTTTGTTGGAGCATCATAA
- the LOC108325908 gene encoding uncharacterized protein LOC108325908 isoform X3: MAATSGKIVQNVFVSHSFQQNTQLFASQSQGRRDYYFSPYPRNSNLPSPLGKLAWTASSIQLRTLYKPQNHFSIQRNFHCNASSSVSATALPYLDKTDFLKLQNGRLASTPAMFNCTLTKDEAFLCPADGSIMITASHLPFNRNGFKFFTNAGGLGKVDIKDILERAADIYNQFTPESLKNSEQKALLTFKKVDYMIAYTSDLVKAVRKAAGNIEKPLDGFHIVVDAGNGAGGFFAEKVLKPLGAITSGSQFLEPDGLFPNHIPNPEDKTAMKAITQAVLDNKADLGIIFDTDVDRSAAVDFTGREFNRNRLIALMAAIVLEEHPGTTIVTDSVTSDGLTTFIEKKLGGKHHRFKRGYKNVIDEAIRLNSIGEESHLAIETSGHGALKENHWLDDGAYLMVKILNKLASARASGNGGGSKVLTDLIEGLEEPAFATELRLKINQFHPDLKEGSFREYGEAVLKQLENSIGSDPSLHKAPVNYEGVRVSGYGGWFLLRLSLHDPVLPLNIEAPSNDDAVKLGLAVLEAVKGFGGLDTSALKKFVGAS, from the exons ATGGCAG CGACATCAGGGAAGATTGTCCAAAATGTTTTTGTGTCACACAGCTTCCAACAGAATACACAGTTGTTCGCTTCACAGTCACAGGGTCGAAGGGACTATTATTTTTCCCCTTATCCCCGCAACTCAAACCTTCCCTCTCCGCTAGGGAAGTTGGCATGGACTGCCTCTTCCATTCAATTGCGCACTTTATACAAACCCCAGAATCATTTTAGTATCCAGAGAAATTTTCACTGCAATG CTTCTTCATCTGTTTCTGCTACTGCTTTGCCATATCTAGACAAGACAGATTTTCTAAAGCTTCAGAATGGCAG ATTAGCATCAACACCGGCCATGTTCAATTGCACACTCACAAAGGATGAAGCATTTTTGTGTCCTGCTGATGGATCTATTATGATTACAG CAAGTCATCTGCCTTTCAACAGAAATGGATTCAAATTTTTCACTAATGCTGGTGGGCTTGGGAAGGTTGACATCAAAGATATCTTAGAGAGGGCTGCAGACATATACAATCAATTTACCCCAGAAAGTTTGAAGAATTCAGAGCAAAAAgctttattaacttttaagaAAGTGGATTACATGATTGCTTATACATCTGATCTGGTAAAAGCGGTTCGCAAGGCTGCTGGAAACATAG AGAAACCATTGGATGGTTTTCATATAGTTGTTGACGCTGGCAATGGAGCAGGAGGTTTTTTTGCA GAAAAGGTTTTGAAACCTCTGGGGGCAATAACTTCTGGTAGTCAATTTTTGGAGCCTGATG GCTTGTTTCCAAATCACATCCCAAATCCTGAGGATAAGACAGCAATGAAAGCTATAACCCAAGCAGTCCTCGACAACAAAGCTGATCTTGGAATTATCTTTGATACTGATGTGGACAG ATCTGCTGCTGTGGATTTCACTGGTCGTGAATTTAATCGGAATCGTTTGATTGCCTTAATGGCAGCTATTGTTCTTGAGGAA CATCCTGGAACAACTATTGTCACAGACAGTGTGACTTCCGATGGGCTTACTACCTTTATCGAGAAGAAACTGG GTGGCAAACACCATCGGTTCAAGAGAGGCTACAAAAATGTGATTGATGAAGCTATTCGTTTG AATTCTATAGGAGAGGAGTCACATTTGGCAATTGAAACCAGTGGACATGGGGCTCTCAAGGAGAATCACTGGCTGGATGATGGTGCATACCTAATG GTTAAGATCTTAAATAAACTTGCTTCTGCAAGAGCTTCTGGAAATGGTGGTGGAAGCAAGGTTTTGACTGATTTAATAGAAGGGCTTGAGGAACCTGCTTTTGCTACAGAACTGAGATTAAAGATAAACCAATTCCATCCAGATCTTAAAGAGGG ATCTTTTCGGGAATACGGAGAAGCTGTGCTGAAACAATTGGAGAATTCAATTGGCTCTGATCCAAGTTTGCACAAGGCTCCCGTGAACTACGAAGGG GTCCGAGTTTCTGGCTATGGGGGATGGTTCCTTCTGCGATTATCACTCCATGATCCTGTACTTCCCCTTAACATTGAG GCACCTAGTAATGACGATGCTGTGAAGCTCGGACTTGCTGTGCTTGAAGCTGTAAAGGGATTTGGAGGTTTAGATACATCGGCCTTGAAGAAGTTTGTTGGAGCATCATAA
- the LOC108325909 gene encoding uncharacterized protein LOC108325909 — protein MRSFPLGTSLSPTPINTSKISPFNINFKKSPTFPYWGSTSPHEFSLSQSGTCRASQVADLFPTVSPEIIVREARLEDCWEVAETHCSSFFPEYSFPLDFVLRMDRLVAMLAGFTLPNGCKRTCLVAVIGNSLSETFLFGSDDFKVGGFDGKFSLNKGYVAGILTVDTVADFLPRKGPLRQKRTGIAYISNVAVREKFRRKGIAKLLVAKAESQARSWGCRAIALHCDFKNPAATKLYQGQGFRCIKVPEGANWPQPKTSPDIKFNFMMKLLNN, from the exons ATGCGGTCATTTCCTCTGGGAACTTCACTATCTCCTACTCCTATAAACACCTCAAAAATATCACCTTTCAACATTAATTTCAAGAAATCACCCACTTTTCCATATTGGGGTTCAACTTCTCCTCACGAATTCTCTCTTTCACAATCAG GAACATGTAGAGCAAGTCAAGTAGCTGATTTGTTCCCAACTGTGTCTCCTGAAATCATTGTGCGTGAGGCCAGGTTGGAGGACTGTTGGGAAGTGGCAGAGACTCACTGCAGCTCCTTCTTCCCCGAATATTCCTTCCCATTAGATTTTGTGCTGAGGATGGACAGATTGGTGGCCATGTTGGCAGGATTTACATTACCAAACGGTTGCAAGAGAACCTGTTTGGTTGCTGTTATTGGCAACTCACTCAGTGAAACTTTCTTGTTTGGAAGTGATGATTTCAAGGTTGGTGGTTTTGATGGGAAATTCAGCCTCAACAAGGGGTATGTGGCTGGTATATTAACAGTAGATACTGTTGCTGACTTTCTACCTAGGAAGGGGCCTTTGCGACAGAAAAG GACTGGAATTGCATACATATCAAATGTGGCAGTCCGGGAAAAATTTAGGCGAAAGGGAATAGCTAAACTCTTGGTAGCAAAGGCAGAATCACAAGCCAGAAGCTGGGGCTGTCGTGCAATTGCATTACACTGTGATTTCAAAAATCCTGCTGCCACGAAGTTATATCAAGGCCAAGGTTTCAGGTGTATCAAGGTTCCAGAAGGAGCTAACTGGCCACAGCCAAAGACCTCACCAGATATAAAGTTCAACTTCATGATGAAGCTTCTCAACAACTAA
- the LOC108326028 gene encoding uncharacterized protein LOC108326028 isoform X3: MHTQREGNCPSLLKLLLSSWRLKDGSLKLDPFNGLYFSFWETILKLALLTWLLFDGFFEATLTSERLPKPLKLITLILGLATPILFSAGIFIRLAATLIGGMVRFDRNPGGTPEWLGGFVIAAFIASLLSLTLVYLLSYVHLSGSKKAIILATLMLFASSLAIVLSGVVPPFSEDIARAVNVVHVVDATGKPEEGQNLKSYLSLFSTTPGNLNKEVQEINESFVCGRDKTVDFVTFLVKYGCWAYNDTVSGWSEMDIPTMHVLGDAKGNGRITEVSIDTKGSIRWVLAINTEEIEDFELKDARDSEELISVGKKNGVDGWHIIQFSGGKNAPKLFDLTLYWRSGSTHKSDTPILKLRTDVDRLTPITERVLKKLPRWCSLFGKSTSPYTFAFLRNLYVNF, translated from the exons ATGCACACTCAAAGAGAAGGCAATTGCCCCTCATTATTAAAGCTGCTGTTGTCAAGCTGGAGGCTGAAAGATGGCTCTTTAAAGCTGGATCCTTTCAATGGCTTATACTTCTCATTTTGggaaactattttaaaattggcTCTTCTTACTTGGCTCTTGTTTG ATGGTTTTTTTGAAGCAACATTAACCTCAGAAAGGTTACCAAAGCCACTCAAACTGATAACACTAATTCTGGGGTTAGCCACACCAATTTTATTCTCTGCAGGCATATTTATTCGGCTTGCGGCCACACTCATAGGGGGTATGGTTCGATTTGATAG GAATCCTGGTGGTACTCCTGAATGGCTGGGAGGTTTTGTGATTGCTGCTTTTATTGCTTCTCTTCTATCTTTGACCTTGGTGTACCTTCTTTCATATGTCCATCTTTCAG GTTCTAAAAAGGCTATCATCCTAGCTACCCTAATGTTATTTGCTTCATCACTTGCAATTGTATTATCGGGTGTCGTTCCTCCTTTTTCAGAAGACATTGCTAGAGCTGTGAAT GTTGTACATGTTGTTGATGCCACAGGAAAACCCGAAGAAGGACAAAATCTTAAatcatatttatctttattttctactACTCCTGGAAATTTGAACAAGGAGGTTCAAGAGATTAATGAAAGTTTTGTATGTGGTAGAGACAAAACAGTTGATTTTGTGACTTTCTTGGTCAAATACGGTTGTTGGGCTTATAATGACACCGTTAGTGGCTGGTCTGAGATGGATATTCCTACAATGCATGTCCTTGGTGATGCTAAAGGAAATGGAAGAATAACAGAAGTTTCAATTGATACAAAGGGTTCTATCCGTTGGGTTCTTGCAATCAACACAGAAGAAATAGAAGATTTTGAACTTAAAG ATGCAAGGGATTCTGAAGAATTGATTTCAGTTGGCAAAAAGAATGGTGTGGATGGTTGGCATATTATTCAGTTTTCTGGAGGAAAAAATGCACCCAAGTTGTTTGATCTGACTCTTTACTGGAGGTCAGGTTCAACTCATAAATCTGATACTCCTATTCTTAAGCTTAGAACTGATGTGGACAGATTAACACCAATAACCGAACGAGTCCTTAAGAAGCTTCCTCGTTGGTGTTCTTTGTTTGGAAAGTCTACATCTCCGTATACCTTTGCTTTCTTGAGAAATCTGTATGTTAATTTTTAG